In Deinococcus proteolyticus MRP, a single genomic region encodes these proteins:
- a CDS encoding sigma 54-interacting transcriptional regulator: MTPSTTQPDAQTLAELLALPDYVGRQPFDGRTLTVQDEVRRNLTRKLRAGERLFEGVVGYEETVIPQLINALLARQNFILLGLRGQAKSRILRAITSLLDEHVPVIAGMDFADDPLNPITAEGKERVEQEGGALPVRWVPRSERYVEKLATPDVTVADLIGDVDPIKAARLGTSLGDSRSMHFGLLPRANRGIFAVNELADLSPKVQVALFNILQEGDVQIKGFPVRLELDVMLVFSANPEDYTARGKIVTPLKDRIGSEIRTHYPRDVRQGMEITLQEADRQPDVQIPDFVAELIEEIAFQAREDGRIDRLSGVSQRLPISLMELAAANAERRSLVTGAAPVVRVSDIYAGLPAITGKMELEYEGELKGAENVAKELIRKAAGAVYGRRFSSLSTAGLEEWFEQGNVFRFPQSGAAQDIATSLAEVPDLTDLTSAVAEGTDAELQASAAEFVLEGLYGRKKLSRAEELYAAPEPELKAGRGGRWN; the protein is encoded by the coding sequence ATGACACCTTCAACTACACAGCCAGATGCGCAGACTCTTGCAGAACTGCTTGCCCTACCTGACTACGTTGGAAGGCAGCCCTTCGATGGCCGCACACTGACCGTGCAGGATGAGGTTCGCCGCAACCTGACCCGCAAACTCAGGGCAGGAGAACGGCTGTTCGAGGGCGTGGTGGGTTACGAGGAGACGGTCATTCCTCAGCTGATTAACGCCCTGCTGGCGCGGCAGAACTTTATCCTGCTGGGCCTGCGTGGCCAGGCCAAGAGCCGAATTCTGCGGGCTATTACAAGTCTGCTGGACGAACATGTGCCTGTGATTGCAGGTATGGACTTTGCCGACGACCCGCTCAATCCCATTACGGCAGAGGGGAAAGAGCGCGTGGAGCAAGAAGGCGGCGCCTTGCCGGTACGCTGGGTGCCGCGCAGTGAACGCTACGTAGAAAAACTGGCCACCCCCGATGTGACGGTGGCCGATCTGATTGGCGATGTGGACCCCATCAAAGCCGCACGTCTAGGCACCAGCCTGGGCGACAGCCGCTCCATGCACTTCGGCCTGCTGCCCCGCGCCAACCGGGGCATCTTTGCGGTCAATGAGCTGGCGGACCTTTCGCCCAAAGTGCAGGTGGCTCTCTTCAACATCTTGCAAGAAGGCGACGTGCAAATCAAAGGTTTCCCGGTGCGGCTGGAACTGGACGTCATGTTGGTGTTCAGCGCCAACCCCGAGGACTACACGGCACGCGGCAAGATTGTGACCCCGCTGAAAGACCGAATCGGCAGTGAGATTCGTACCCACTATCCCCGCGATGTTCGCCAGGGGATGGAAATCACCCTGCAGGAAGCCGACCGGCAGCCGGATGTACAGATCCCGGATTTCGTGGCCGAGCTGATTGAGGAAATCGCTTTCCAGGCCCGTGAAGACGGCCGGATTGACCGGCTGAGCGGGGTCTCACAGCGCTTACCGATCAGCCTGATGGAGCTGGCCGCCGCCAACGCTGAACGCCGGTCTCTGGTTACAGGTGCGGCGCCGGTGGTCCGGGTCAGTGACATCTATGCTGGTCTGCCAGCTATTACCGGCAAGATGGAGCTGGAGTACGAAGGTGAGTTGAAAGGCGCGGAGAACGTGGCCAAAGAGCTGATCCGCAAGGCGGCCGGCGCCGTGTATGGACGCCGCTTCTCCAGCCTCAGCACCGCAGGGCTGGAAGAGTGGTTTGAGCAGGGCAACGTGTTCCGCTTTCCCCAGAGCGGCGCGGCCCAGGACATTGCCACCTCACTGGCTGAGGTGCCTGACCTGACCGACCTGACCAGTGCCGTAGCCGAAGGCACCGATGCCGAGCTGCAGGCCAGTGCAGCCGAGTTCGTGCTGGAAGGTCTGTACGGCCGTAAGAAGCTAAGCCGCGCCGAGGAACTCTACGCCGCACCTGAGCCTGAGCTTAAAGCGGGCCGGGGCGGACGCTGGAACTGA
- a CDS encoding PLP-dependent aminotransferase family protein, with protein sequence MQSDWQEFRLDRASDTPLTRQLAAALRTQVTTGQLGAGTRLPPTRQLAELLGVSRGTVTEVFETLCAEGYLEARVGAGTFVRFLPEAGHAPGQPSARALALAKLPTVPTQTGPLRPFRHSRPDARLFPWKTWARLEAQADWSPAQRCSAAGWPPLREQVAAYLRQERGLDCRADQVIITTGTQQALDLAARTLLDQGERAALESPGYPGTRAALLGAGLVPVPLPVDHQGLDPALLWRQRDLRMVCVTPAHQFPSGVLLSPERRLELLRWASERGGWILEDDYDSEYRYAGPPLTPLQALSDRVIHLGTFSAFLFSGLRLGFLVVPPHLVSTFTTVKQAMDGGSSLRDSATLACFMAEGHFTRHLGRTRRIYAARHEVLVQEVVGLGAEVLSSGRGLHLTAHWPAVQEARLLQQAEALGLDLTPVQAFQWGRSARTPGLLLGFAAFTPEELQQASRRLASVL encoded by the coding sequence ATGCAGAGCGACTGGCAGGAATTCCGCTTGGACCGCGCCTCAGATACGCCCCTTACGCGGCAGCTGGCGGCTGCACTGCGTACCCAGGTCACCACTGGCCAGCTGGGTGCCGGCACGCGCTTACCCCCTACCCGGCAGCTGGCCGAGCTGCTCGGCGTCTCACGCGGCACCGTCACCGAAGTTTTCGAGACCCTGTGCGCCGAGGGCTACCTTGAAGCCCGGGTCGGGGCCGGCACCTTCGTGCGTTTCTTGCCGGAAGCGGGCCACGCGCCCGGCCAGCCCTCAGCACGCGCGCTGGCACTGGCCAAGCTGCCCACTGTCCCCACGCAGACTGGACCCCTACGGCCCTTTCGGCACTCCCGCCCTGACGCCCGGCTGTTCCCGTGGAAAACCTGGGCGCGGCTTGAAGCTCAGGCCGACTGGTCCCCAGCCCAGCGCTGCTCGGCAGCAGGCTGGCCTCCGCTGCGCGAGCAGGTGGCCGCTTACCTGCGCCAGGAGCGCGGGCTGGATTGCCGGGCCGACCAGGTCATCATCACCACCGGCACCCAGCAAGCACTGGACCTGGCTGCCCGCACCCTGCTGGACCAGGGCGAGCGGGCTGCGCTGGAGTCGCCCGGGTATCCCGGCACCCGCGCGGCCCTGCTGGGTGCTGGGCTGGTGCCTGTGCCCCTGCCGGTTGACCATCAGGGGCTGGACCCGGCCCTTCTCTGGCGGCAGCGTGATCTGCGCATGGTCTGTGTGACCCCAGCCCACCAGTTCCCAAGCGGAGTCCTGCTCAGCCCCGAGCGGCGGCTGGAGCTGCTGCGCTGGGCTTCGGAGCGTGGCGGCTGGATCTTGGAGGACGATTACGATTCCGAGTACCGCTACGCTGGCCCACCACTCACGCCTTTACAGGCCCTCAGCGACCGGGTCATCCATCTGGGCACCTTCTCGGCCTTCCTTTTTTCCGGACTGCGGCTGGGGTTTCTGGTGGTGCCGCCGCATCTGGTCAGCACCTTTACTACGGTCAAACAGGCGATGGACGGTGGTTCCTCGCTGCGTGACAGCGCCACCTTGGCATGCTTCATGGCTGAGGGCCACTTCACGCGCCACTTGGGCCGCACCCGGCGAATCTATGCAGCGCGGCACGAGGTCCTGGTGCAGGAGGTCGTAGGGCTAGGGGCCGAGGTTCTCTCCTCTGGACGGGGGCTTCACCTCACTGCCCATTGGCCCGCAGTACAGGAGGCGCGCCTACTCCAACAGGCCGAAGCCCTGGGGCTGGACCTGACACCCGTGCAGGCGTTCCAATGGGGCCGCAGCGCCAGAACACCAGGCCTGCTGCTGGGCTTCGCCGCCTTCACCCCTGAGGAACTGCAGCAGGCCAGCAGACGCCTGGCCAGCGTGCTGTAG
- the pdxS gene encoding pyridoxal 5'-phosphate synthase lyase subunit PdxS: protein MSGQPQGTQAPDVQKVQRGFAEMFKGGVIMDVVTADQARIAEEAGATAVMALERVPADIRKDGGVARMSDPKMIKEIIGAVSIPVMAKVRIGHIVEAQILQAIGVDFIDESEVLTPADDQYHIDKHAFKVPFVCGAKNLGEALRRVGEGAAMIRTKGEAGTGNIIEAVRHARTVLGEIRQIQARPVEELMTVARDLSAPYDLVRYVHEHGKLPVVNFAAGGVATPADAALMMQLGLDGVFVGSGIFKSDNPERRAKAIVQAVTHYQNAELLAELSEDLGAPMTGINIDALLPEERLATRGW from the coding sequence ATGAGCGGACAACCCCAGGGCACGCAGGCTCCCGACGTGCAAAAGGTGCAGCGCGGCTTTGCCGAGATGTTCAAGGGCGGCGTGATTATGGATGTGGTGACTGCCGACCAGGCCCGCATTGCCGAGGAAGCCGGTGCAACTGCCGTGATGGCCCTGGAACGCGTGCCGGCCGATATCCGCAAAGACGGCGGCGTGGCCCGCATGAGCGACCCCAAGATGATTAAGGAGATCATCGGCGCCGTCAGCATTCCCGTGATGGCGAAAGTGCGTATCGGGCACATCGTGGAAGCGCAGATTCTGCAGGCCATCGGGGTGGACTTTATTGACGAATCCGAAGTGCTGACCCCCGCCGATGATCAGTATCACATCGACAAGCACGCCTTCAAGGTGCCGTTCGTGTGTGGGGCAAAGAATCTGGGCGAGGCGCTGCGCCGCGTGGGCGAGGGAGCAGCCATGATTCGCACCAAGGGCGAAGCCGGCACCGGCAACATCATTGAGGCAGTGCGCCATGCCCGCACGGTGCTGGGCGAAATCCGCCAGATTCAGGCCCGTCCGGTAGAAGAGCTGATGACCGTGGCCCGTGACCTGAGCGCCCCCTACGACTTGGTGCGCTACGTACACGAGCACGGCAAGCTGCCAGTAGTGAACTTCGCGGCCGGTGGTGTGGCGACCCCCGCCGACGCCGCGCTGATGATGCAGCTGGGCCTGGACGGCGTGTTCGTGGGCAGCGGCATCTTCAAGAGCGACAATCCTGAGCGCCGCGCCAAAGCCATCGTGCAGGCCGTGACGCACTACCAGAACGCCGAACTGCTGGCCGAGCTGAGCGAGGACCTTGGGGCTCCTATGACGGGTATCAACATCGACGCGCTGCTGCCCGAGGAGCGCCTGGCGACGCGTGGCTGGTAA
- the pdxT gene encoding pyridoxal 5'-phosphate synthase glutaminase subunit PdxT, protein MAGNLRPQVGVLALQGAFREHRQALERLGAEVREVRLPADLAGLSGVVMPGGESTTMRRLLAATGLHGALLEFVQGGGGLWGTCAGAILLARDITGDSDVPGLPPALGLLDMAVQRNAYGRQVDSFTASLNVRGLEAPFEAFFIRAPVITEVGAGVEVLAEHAGQPVAVRGGRLMATTFHPELSGDDSFHRLFLNMLP, encoded by the coding sequence GTGGCTGGTAACCTGCGGCCTCAGGTGGGCGTGCTGGCCCTGCAAGGGGCCTTCCGTGAGCACCGACAGGCGCTGGAGCGGCTAGGGGCCGAGGTGCGCGAGGTGCGCCTGCCCGCTGACCTGGCGGGCCTGAGCGGTGTGGTGATGCCCGGCGGCGAAAGCACCACCATGCGCCGGCTGCTGGCCGCGACTGGGCTGCATGGGGCGCTGCTGGAATTCGTGCAGGGCGGCGGGGGGCTGTGGGGCACCTGCGCGGGGGCCATCCTGCTGGCCCGCGATATCACCGGCGATTCGGACGTGCCGGGGCTGCCGCCTGCGCTGGGGCTGCTGGACATGGCCGTGCAGCGCAATGCCTACGGGCGGCAGGTGGATTCGTTCACCGCCTCCCTGAACGTGCGCGGTCTGGAGGCGCCTTTCGAGGCGTTCTTTATCCGTGCTCCGGTCATCACAGAGGTGGGGGCTGGGGTAGAGGTGCTGGCCGAGCACGCCGGGCAGCCGGTGGCGGTACGCGGGGGACGGCTGATGGCCACCACCTTTCACCCGGAACTGAGCGGAGACGACAGCTTCCACCGCCTCTTCCTGAACATGCTGCCTTGA
- the hflX gene encoding GTPase HflX encodes MTKVHGNTSGLKKAQLKSLENLYRRRIEPGRIGSPELARNLAELSADVRREVSVLIDRRGRVLSVSVADAKGTELPENRQGENRLSGYHLLHTHPRGGELSKSDLSTLFMRRLDAVSAIEVDSEGRPGRVHTAHLTPPGSAAEEEDWRILPAVPSYEIDEFDLGAQVSALEEEIARAARTREAQKEREQAILVQIDTGEVDAEERLAELGELARTAGAAVVYRELVYRRNLKAGTLVGAGKLEELTSRAYHLDADLVIFGQELGPAQAREIEAATGLKVVDRTQLILDIFAQHAQGQESRLQVELAQLRYMKPRLLGAGAQLSRIGASGGSAASGAIGTRGPGETKLELDRRRINDRIAFLEGQLREVAVRREQRRKSRARNDVPVVGIVGYTNAGKSTLLNALTHAAEEPRRVLAENKLFATLRPTSRQGYLSGVGQVVLTDTVGFIRDLPADLSRAFRATLEEIGDSDVLVHVLDASSDAAELHFEAVTRILDDLELADLPAVVALNKVDQARPAELARLQERLEQAGVQTVAISAFKRQGLDELRDAVATALHRQGFAQPGYAEMQSQLAHGAD; translated from the coding sequence ATTACCAAAGTACATGGAAACACCTCGGGCCTGAAAAAGGCACAGCTCAAGTCGCTGGAAAACCTCTACCGCCGCCGCATTGAGCCGGGGCGGATAGGCTCGCCCGAACTGGCCCGTAACCTCGCCGAGCTGTCGGCCGATGTGCGCCGTGAAGTCAGCGTGCTGATTGACCGCCGGGGCCGGGTGCTGAGTGTCAGCGTAGCCGATGCCAAGGGCACCGAGCTGCCCGAAAACCGTCAGGGCGAGAACCGCCTGTCGGGCTATCACCTGCTGCACACCCACCCACGCGGCGGCGAGCTGAGTAAGAGTGACCTCTCCACGCTGTTTATGCGGCGACTGGACGCCGTCAGCGCGATTGAAGTTGACAGTGAGGGCCGCCCCGGCCGTGTGCATACTGCCCACCTCACGCCTCCCGGCAGTGCCGCCGAGGAAGAGGACTGGCGCATCCTGCCGGCCGTACCCAGCTACGAAATTGACGAGTTCGACCTGGGAGCGCAGGTTTCGGCCCTGGAAGAGGAAATTGCGCGCGCCGCCCGCACCCGCGAGGCGCAAAAGGAGCGCGAGCAGGCCATCTTGGTGCAGATAGATACCGGCGAAGTGGACGCCGAAGAGCGCTTGGCCGAGCTGGGTGAACTGGCCCGCACCGCCGGGGCTGCCGTGGTCTACCGCGAGCTGGTCTACCGCCGCAACCTCAAAGCCGGCACGCTGGTCGGGGCCGGCAAGCTCGAGGAACTGACCTCACGCGCCTATCACCTGGACGCCGACCTGGTGATATTCGGGCAGGAGCTGGGCCCGGCCCAGGCCCGTGAAATTGAGGCGGCCACCGGCCTGAAGGTGGTGGACCGCACTCAGCTGATTCTGGACATTTTCGCGCAGCACGCGCAGGGCCAGGAATCCCGCCTCCAGGTGGAGCTGGCACAGCTGCGCTACATGAAGCCCCGCTTGCTGGGCGCCGGCGCTCAGCTGTCACGTATCGGGGCTTCGGGCGGCAGTGCGGCCAGCGGGGCCATCGGCACCCGTGGCCCCGGTGAAACCAAGCTGGAGCTGGACCGCCGCCGCATCAATGACCGCATCGCCTTTCTGGAAGGGCAACTGCGCGAGGTGGCGGTACGCCGCGAACAGCGCCGCAAGAGCCGCGCCCGCAACGATGTGCCGGTGGTGGGCATCGTGGGCTATACCAACGCCGGCAAGTCCACCCTGCTCAATGCCCTGACCCACGCCGCCGAGGAGCCCCGCCGCGTCCTGGCCGAGAACAAGCTGTTCGCCACGCTGCGCCCCACCAGCCGTCAGGGCTACCTGAGCGGCGTGGGGCAAGTGGTCCTGACCGACACCGTGGGCTTTATACGCGACCTACCGGCTGACCTGAGCCGCGCTTTCCGCGCCACACTGGAAGAAATCGGGGATTCGGACGTGCTGGTGCATGTGCTGGACGCCAGCAGTGACGCCGCCGAACTGCACTTCGAGGCTGTGACACGCATTCTGGATGACCTGGAGCTGGCGGACCTGCCAGCCGTCGTGGCCCTGAACAAAGTGGACCAGGCCCGCCCCGCCGAGCTGGCCCGCTTGCAGGAGCGGCTGGAGCAGGCCGGCGTGCAGACGGTGGCCATCAGCGCTTTCAAGCGCCAGGGGCTCGACGAGTTACGGGATGCCGTGGCCACAGCGCTGCACCGTCAGGGGTTCGCGCAGCCGGGCTACGCCGAGATGCAGTCGCAGCTTGCCCACGGCGCCGACTGA